The proteins below come from a single Geobacillus thermoleovorans genomic window:
- a CDS encoding thermonuclease family protein has product MKRMVIFLFCFLLMFPISAFAHPGELDELGGHFRGSDCVYLLHEPTALAKQAKTKQELVQLIQTYNGNERCKRHLTPERIDLDGHTLGKKEDRSTLRLGRTYPAELVECIDGDTAKFRVNGHVYTTRFLFIDTPESTIQVEPYGKEASRFTCSRLHQGNILLETDGDALFDKYQRLLAWVWVGKRLLQEDLAKAGLVEDFYDYGDYKYEARVRKAYEEAKRTGAGMYGKHAAGEREGAGTETRPQTGEKTAKTVHPPALENKTPLERSGRPVLYTLLGLAAAAALYWLIRRLT; this is encoded by the coding sequence TTGAAACGAATGGTCATATTCTTGTTTTGTTTCCTGTTGATGTTCCCGATTTCCGCTTTTGCCCACCCTGGCGAGCTTGATGAGTTGGGCGGGCACTTCCGCGGCAGCGACTGCGTGTATTTGCTCCATGAGCCGACTGCGCTGGCGAAGCAGGCGAAAACGAAACAAGAGCTTGTCCAGCTTATTCAAACATACAACGGCAATGAACGATGCAAGCGGCATCTCACCCCAGAGCGAATCGACCTGGACGGCCATACACTGGGGAAGAAAGAAGATCGTTCTACGTTGCGCCTTGGCCGCACCTACCCGGCTGAATTGGTCGAGTGCATCGACGGCGATACGGCGAAATTCCGCGTCAACGGCCATGTATACACGACGAGGTTTTTGTTCATTGATACGCCGGAGAGCACGATCCAAGTCGAACCGTATGGGAAAGAAGCAAGCCGATTTACATGTTCCCGCTTGCATCAAGGGAACATTTTGCTTGAGACCGACGGAGACGCGCTGTTTGACAAATACCAGCGGCTGCTCGCCTGGGTGTGGGTCGGCAAGCGCCTGCTGCAAGAAGACCTCGCCAAAGCCGGACTTGTCGAAGACTTTTATGACTATGGCGATTACAAATACGAAGCGCGCGTCCGCAAGGCGTACGAGGAGGCGAAACGAACCGGAGCGGGCATGTACGGCAAGCACGCCGCTGGAGAGAGGGAGGGGGCAGGGACGGAAACGCGGCCGCAGACCGGGGAAAAGACGGCCAAGACCGTTCACCCGCCGGCTTTGGAGAACAAAACGCCGCTCGAACGATCCGGCCGTCCGGTTCTTTATACGCTGCTTGGCCTAGCGGCGGCCGCCGCGCTCTATTGGCTCATCCGCCGGTTGACATGA
- a CDS encoding GNAT family N-acetyltransferase: protein MESCLIRDAAAADLPHIVRIYNETIPSRMVTADLEPVSVESRRAWFEAHDPHNRPLWVVEDDGAVCAWLSFQSFYGRPAYRHTAEVSIYIAETHRGRGLGTKLLERAVERAPELGIKTLLGFIFAHNEPSLRLFSRFGFERWGYFPRVAELDGVERDLVIVGKRLV from the coding sequence ATGGAATCATGTTTGATCCGCGATGCGGCCGCGGCGGATTTGCCGCACATCGTCCGCATTTATAATGAAACGATCCCAAGCCGGATGGTGACCGCGGACTTGGAGCCGGTGTCGGTCGAAAGCCGGCGGGCGTGGTTTGAGGCCCATGACCCGCACAATCGTCCGCTTTGGGTCGTCGAGGACGACGGCGCGGTTTGCGCCTGGCTCAGCTTTCAGTCGTTTTACGGCCGCCCGGCGTACCGCCATACGGCGGAGGTAAGCATTTATATCGCCGAAACGCACCGCGGCCGGGGGCTTGGGACGAAGCTGCTCGAGCGGGCGGTCGAACGGGCGCCCGAACTTGGGATCAAGACGCTGCTCGGCTTTATTTTTGCGCATAATGAACCAAGTTTGCGGCTTTTCTCCCGCTTCGGATTTGAACGATGGGGATATTTTCCGCGCGTGGCGGAATTGGACGGCGTGGAACGCGATTTGGTCATTGTCGGCAAACGGCTTGTATAG
- a CDS encoding MFS transporter: MKRQLVVYLVSLAAFLGPFTQTIYTPILPEVREAFATSSFLINLTISIFTFFLAMMQIVYGPLTDRKGRRTVLLGGIVIYIAASLGCFFSTSIYALLFFRALQAVGIAAGSVVAATVIGDLFTGKERGRAMGTFQMMVSLGPVVGPIVGGFLAEHFPFRTVFLALVAVGGLVGAGNFLLLKETKPETAVSSPFRLSDFASVLRRRAGSSIVLLGFVQYYSLYNFLVFLPSILTDRYGLSAQEKGTVYLAMSSMIVIGSFLGGRLQGRFPERRILLAASYLTVLSIFFFLIAAQRSLSLLVLAIALFGLFLGLSLPVQTTVLTNVFQANRSTAIGVYNFFRYMGMAFGPMIGSALFAAGGYHLVYGIDDILFFACALLLTVRVARTRRQSAV; encoded by the coding sequence ATGAAACGCCAGCTTGTCGTCTATCTTGTGTCGCTCGCCGCGTTTCTCGGCCCGTTTACGCAAACGATTTACACTCCTATTTTACCAGAAGTGCGGGAGGCGTTTGCGACTTCTTCGTTTTTGATCAACTTGACGATTTCCATTTTCACTTTCTTCCTGGCGATGATGCAAATCGTCTATGGCCCGCTCACCGACCGGAAAGGACGGAGGACGGTGCTGCTTGGCGGCATCGTCATCTACATCGCCGCTTCGCTCGGCTGTTTTTTCTCAACATCCATTTATGCGCTCTTGTTTTTCCGCGCCTTGCAAGCCGTTGGCATCGCAGCCGGGTCGGTCGTCGCCGCCACGGTCATCGGCGACTTGTTCACCGGCAAAGAGCGCGGGCGGGCGATGGGGACGTTTCAAATGATGGTCTCACTTGGCCCTGTCGTCGGGCCGATCGTCGGCGGCTTTTTGGCAGAGCATTTTCCATTTCGCACCGTCTTTTTGGCGCTTGTGGCCGTCGGCGGCTTAGTTGGTGCCGGCAATTTCCTGCTGCTGAAGGAAACGAAACCGGAAACGGCCGTTTCGTCCCCGTTTCGCCTCTCCGACTTCGCTTCAGTGCTCCGCCGCCGTGCCGGGTCGTCGATCGTTCTGCTTGGATTTGTTCAATATTACTCGCTGTATAATTTTCTCGTCTTTTTGCCCAGCATCTTGACGGATCGGTACGGTCTGTCGGCGCAGGAAAAAGGGACGGTGTACTTGGCGATGTCGTCCATGATCGTCATCGGCAGCTTCCTCGGCGGGCGCCTTCAAGGACGCTTCCCGGAGCGGCGCATCCTCTTGGCGGCATCGTACTTGACCGTGCTGTCCATTTTCTTTTTCTTGATCGCGGCCCAACGATCGCTTTCGCTGCTTGTTTTGGCCATCGCCTTGTTCGGCTTGTTTTTAGGCCTTTCGCTCCCAGTGCAGACGACCGTACTGACGAACGTTTTTCAAGCGAACCGCTCGACAGCGATCGGCGTGTACAACTTTTTCCGCTATATGGGCATGGCGTTCGGACCAATGATCGGCAGCGCGCTGTTTGCCGCTGGAGGGTATCATCTCGTCTACGGAATCGATGATATTCTCTTTTTCGCCTGCGCCTTGCTGTTGACGGTGCGCGTTGCCCGGACGCGCCGCCAATCCGCTGTCTGA
- a CDS encoding H-type small acid-soluble spore protein has protein sequence MDMNRVKQIVSSPADIPVYYNGVSVWIDGYDEEKQTATVHLRDGRLHERRDVPVSELTEERE, from the coding sequence ATGGATATGAACCGTGTCAAACAAATCGTTTCTTCCCCTGCCGATATCCCGGTATATTACAACGGCGTGTCGGTATGGATTGACGGGTATGATGAAGAAAAACAGACGGCGACCGTCCATTTGCGCGATGGCCGGCTTCATGAGCGCCGGGATGTGCCGGTTTCGGAATTGACGGAAGAGCGGGAGTGA